TGTGACGGGCCTGGTAGAGCTAGATCTGAGCTTCAACCGCCTGGAGAGAATCCCTCTGGTCAGCACCGCCCTGGAGCATCTCTATCTCCAAGCCAATCACATCAAAGGTAAGAACTGGCGGGATTTTATTAGCTACCAAAACGTCACATGGAGCAGCGCAGTCAGAGTTCATACGACAGAGTGAAAATTATTGAAAGAAATGTGCCAGCTACACGTGGCCATGTTTTACGGTCCCATATGTGTACGGATGAGGTTCATGGCAGCAGAATTGTGTTTGCGTTGTGCCGTTGCAGAGTTCACATTGGGGAGTTTCTGCAACATTGTGGATGTTACCAATTTCTCCAAGCTGCAAACTCTGCGGCTGGATGGAAATGAGATCAGTCAAGAGGATATCCCGTCAGATTCCTCGCTCTGTCTGCGTTTGGCTTCCAGCATTGACGTTTAATCGTGCACTCAACCTTTTCAGAAAATCGCTAACATTATCCACTTTGTTATGCAGTACTTTGCTACTGGGATTATTTTACATTCAGACAGAAGAGAGTATTCCttgtcttgtggtttgtattTGAATGTTTCCGGAATGTACTGTgacttttctttccctttttgaTATACTTGAATATACTTGATAATCAAATAGAATTAGATATATTGTATGACAAGATTGACCAAACTCTTGGTTCGATCAGCACGTGTTGAGCTTTAAGGTAGCTAGTAGAGTTGCATTTGCAATATAATTGTTCATAAAATGACAAAGCTTGATTTTGTACAAGTGGACGAATGGTATTAAAGATGTTTTTATTAACTTTTTGCATGGATAAAACATACAAAAATGATCATATCCGTGTACTTCTAGTCTGTTCATCCACTGACCGTAAATTTTAAGCAATTAGACAAATGTTTAAAGTCAAACAACATTTAGtatgtacattttaattttgtatgTATTTAGTATGTTTAGTTTGTGCATTTTGAAGCGCCTCCGTCTTGTCACAAAAGCTCCAAACCTTATCAGACATCAAAACTAAATATTGTTGCTCCATCAATATTTGGCATTGTCGAGATTTTGTGTTAATCTGTGGTGCTTCCGATTCTGCTGATCCGGGGAGTgacactagagggagccagagATGGGATCCAGTTTTATATTGGCTCAGAGTCCAACTTGACTAAGCTGGCTGCGGCACAAGTATGGAAccagttgattgattgattgtagtTTTGTTATGATATCAAGCATCATCATGTGTTTCAGGTATGGAAAGACGCTGCGTCTCAGACCTTCTTCTCTCTGTCTATTGGTTGGGGCGGAGTAATAACACTTGCTTCTTATAGCAAATTCCACAACAATGCCTTGATAGATTCATTAATTGTCACACTCACTAATGCTGGTAGGAGCATGATGAACATTGTTTTGGGGAAGTAGATATAAGCTCTCCGGGCAATTTGTTAGGTACACCTCGATCAACCCAATCCAAAAGTTGTAACAAAAATGTGCTTTTAAATGGTGTTCACTTTTGAGCCCTAAAGTTGCAGGACTATTTTCCCCCTTTGTTAGGCACCAGTGTGCTGGCAGGTTTTGCCATATTTTCCATTTTGGGCCACATAGCTCATGTTTACAAAATGCCTGTTGGAGAGGTGGTGAAGGAAGGTGAGTCACACATAATGACATCTAAATATTAAGTTTATGAGGCTTTTATTGTAGAGTTTTGGGGGAAAATGTTTTGGTGTTGTTCTGCAGGTTTTGGCTTGGCCTTCATTGCATACCCAGACGCTCTGTCCAAACTGCCTGGTTCTCCAATCtggtcctttttattttttttcatgttgctGACTATTGGTCTGGACTCCCAGTTTGGAGCAGTAGGTGAGGCTTCACTGTGCTGGATGAGAGCAACAAACCTCTCTGTATGGTGTGAAACTTCTTGATAAAGCGCGCTCATGTCAATCCTTCTAGAGGTGATCATCACATGCCTGATTGACTCCTCTCCTAAACGCCTCACGTCCAAACATGGCACCTTGACCATATTAATCGGTGTACTTCTTTTCCTCCTTGTACTACCTTACGTCACACAGGTACATCTTTTAAGCAGGTTTCTTATCGTCGGGGAAGTATACGTACCTGCTCCATTTTGTGTCCAGGCATGGGTGACTCTTGTTGAGCAATTTGTCGCAAGCTGGGTCATGCTAATTTTGGCTTTCTTGGAGATCAC
This genomic interval from Syngnathus typhle isolate RoL2023-S1 ecotype Sweden linkage group LG11, RoL_Styp_1.0, whole genome shotgun sequence contains the following:
- the LOC133162386 gene encoding LOW QUALITY PROTEIN: sodium- and chloride-dependent neutral and basic amino acid transporter B(0+)-like (The sequence of the model RefSeq protein was modified relative to this genomic sequence to represent the inferred CDS: substituted 1 base at 1 genomic stop codon), producing the protein VVLPILLIRGVTLEGARDGIQFYIGSESNLTKLAAAQVWKDAASQTFFSLSIGWGGVITLASYSKFHNNALIDSLIVTLTNAGTSVLAGFAIFSILGHIAHVYKMPVGEVVKEGFGLAFIAYPDALSKLPGSPIWSFLFFFMLLTIGLDSQFGAVEVIITCLIDSSPKRLTSKHGTLTILIGVLLFLLVLPYVTQAWVTLVEQFVASWVMLILAFLEITGFIXIYGGNSFIMDVEMMIGKKSWSYWFWWRTCWFFISPCVIVVILIWSLMTFIPPTYGTVQYPAWALALGWCMEAFILLWIPLIALYKLIRAQGTLWERVKSLCSASEHWHPYLDIHRGERYAEEHCRRRRSSSNLSKPEPSLNVISSSKF